In one window of Pseudooceanicola aestuarii DNA:
- a CDS encoding CsbD family protein, translating to MNWDRIEGNWKQFKGNVQEEWGKLTNDDLDQAQGNRQQLVGKIQERYGVAKDEAERQVDAFVTRQPAE from the coding sequence ATGAATTGGGACCGCATCGAAGGCAATTGGAAGCAGTTCAAAGGCAACGTCCAGGAAGAATGGGGCAAGCTGACCAATGACGATCTGGATCAGGCCCAAGGCAACCGCCAGCAACTGGTCGGCAAGATCCAGGAACGCTACGGCGTTGCCAAGGACGAGGCGGAGCGTCAGGTTGACGCCTTCGTGACCCGTCAGCCCGCTGAATGA
- a CDS encoding NAD kinase, with the protein MTIKLAFVASRGQLANGAREELTRRYGAVPEAEADVIVALGGDGFMLATLHRTQHLPAPVYGMNRGTVGFLMNAYDADGLVERLGLAQEEVINPLAMRATRADGRVIAGLAINEVSLLRAGPQAAKLKITVDGKLRMEELVCDGALIATPAGSTAYNYSAHGPILPIGSDVLALTAIAPFRPRRWRGALLPKTASVRFDVLEPEKRPVMADADNRSVRNVTSVEVRSEPEVSHRILFDPGHGLEERLIREQFV; encoded by the coding sequence ATGACCATAAAGCTTGCCTTCGTGGCCAGCCGGGGCCAATTGGCCAACGGTGCCAGGGAAGAACTGACCCGCCGCTATGGCGCGGTCCCCGAGGCGGAGGCCGACGTGATCGTGGCCTTGGGCGGCGACGGGTTCATGCTGGCCACGCTGCACCGCACCCAGCACCTGCCGGCACCCGTCTACGGCATGAACCGGGGCACCGTGGGGTTCCTGATGAACGCCTATGATGCTGACGGCCTGGTCGAACGGCTGGGCCTCGCCCAGGAAGAGGTGATCAACCCGCTGGCCATGCGCGCCACCCGCGCCGATGGCCGCGTCATCGCGGGGCTGGCCATCAACGAGGTCTCGTTGCTGCGTGCCGGCCCGCAGGCGGCCAAGTTGAAGATCACTGTGGATGGCAAGTTGCGGATGGAAGAGCTGGTCTGCGACGGGGCGCTGATCGCCACCCCGGCCGGGTCCACCGCCTATAATTACTCCGCTCACGGGCCCATACTGCCGATCGGCTCTGACGTGCTGGCCCTGACCGCCATCGCGCCGTTCCGTCCCCGCCGTTGGCGCGGGGCGCTGCTGCCCAAGACGGCATCGGTGCGGTTCGATGTGCTGGAGCCGGAGAAACGCCCGGTCATGGCCGATGCCGACAACCGGTCGGTGCGCAACGTCACCTCGGTGGAGGTGCGGTCGGAACCGGAGGTCTCTCACCGCATCCTGTTCGATCCCGGCCACGGGCTTGAGGAACGCTTGATCCGGGAGCAATTCGTCTGA
- the glyA gene encoding serine hydroxymethyltransferase, which produces MKTAGFFSAPLSERDPEIFGSIRDELGRQRDEIELIASENIVSAAVLEAQGSIMTNKYAEGYPGKRYYGGCQFVDVAETLAIERAKELFGANFANVQPNSGSQMNQAVFLALLQPGDTFMGLDLNSGGHLTHGSPVNMSGKWFNVVSYGVRQQDELLDMEEVRAKALEHKPKLILAGGTAYSRVWDWQAFREIADEVGAILMVDMAHIAGLVAGGVHPSPVGIADVVTSTTHKSLRGPRGGIILTNDEAIAKKVNSAVFPGLQGGPLMHVIAAKAVAFREALQPEFKDYAAQVVKNAQAMADQLMKGGINIVSGGTDNHLCLADLRPKGVTGKAAEAALGRAHITCNKNGVPFDPEKPFVTSGVRLGAPAGTTRGFAEAEFRQIADWIVQVVDGLAANGEDGNTEVEAKVREEVATLCARFPLYPEM; this is translated from the coding sequence ATGAAAACCGCCGGTTTCTTCAGTGCCCCGCTTTCGGAGCGGGATCCCGAAATCTTTGGATCCATCCGTGACGAACTGGGCCGCCAGCGCGACGAGATCGAGCTGATCGCCTCGGAGAACATCGTCAGCGCCGCCGTGCTGGAGGCTCAGGGCTCCATCATGACGAACAAATATGCCGAAGGGTATCCGGGCAAGCGGTATTACGGCGGCTGCCAGTTCGTCGATGTGGCCGAAACCCTGGCCATCGAACGGGCCAAGGAATTGTTCGGCGCCAACTTTGCCAACGTGCAGCCCAATTCCGGCAGCCAGATGAACCAGGCGGTGTTCCTGGCGCTGCTGCAACCGGGCGACACCTTCATGGGGCTGGACCTGAATTCCGGCGGCCACCTGACCCACGGCTCTCCGGTGAACATGTCGGGCAAATGGTTCAACGTCGTCTCCTACGGCGTGCGCCAGCAAGATGAACTGCTGGACATGGAGGAAGTCCGCGCCAAGGCGCTGGAGCACAAGCCCAAGCTGATCCTGGCGGGCGGCACCGCCTATTCCCGCGTCTGGGACTGGCAGGCCTTCCGCGAGATCGCGGACGAGGTCGGCGCCATCCTGATGGTGGACATGGCCCATATCGCGGGCCTGGTCGCGGGCGGGGTGCACCCCTCGCCGGTGGGGATCGCGGATGTGGTGACCTCCACCACCCACAAATCCCTGCGCGGTCCGCGTGGCGGCATCATCCTGACCAATGACGAGGCGATCGCCAAGAAGGTGAATTCCGCCGTCTTCCCCGGTCTTCAGGGTGGCCCGCTGATGCATGTGATCGCGGCCAAGGCCGTCGCCTTCCGCGAGGCGCTGCAACCGGAGTTCAAGGATTACGCCGCCCAGGTCGTAAAGAACGCCCAGGCCATGGCCGATCAGTTGATGAAAGGCGGTATCAACATCGTCTCCGGCGGCACCGACAACCACCTGTGCCTGGCAGACCTGCGGCCCAAGGGCGTGACCGGCAAGGCCGCGGAGGCGGCCCTGGGCCGGGCGCATATCACCTGCAACAAGAACGGTGTCCCCTTCGATCCCGAGAAACCCTTTGTCACCTCCGGCGTGCGGCTGGGCGCGCCCGCCGGTACCACCCGTGGCTTCGCCGAGGCGGAATTCCGCCAGATCGCCGATTGGATCGTCCAGGTCGTCGATGGCCTGGCCGCCAACGGCGAGGATGGGAACACCGAGGTCGAGGCCAAAGTCCGCGAGGAGGTTGCAACCCTCTGCGCACGCTTCCCCCTTTACCCCGAGATGTAA
- a CDS encoding bifunctional riboflavin kinase/FAD synthetase has protein sequence MRIVRDYQYTTDSDRGASAAIGNFDGVHLGHQTVIDIARSEATRLDAPLGVLTFEPHPREVFAPDAPPFRLTGPAARAHRLEKLGVDVLYELNFNKALASLSPEDFIDRVICEGLGLRHVVVGADFHFGKGRAGNVETLRAHGAERGFGVSVAELLAGDTGEISSTAIRKALAEGRPRDAAAMLGHWHRMEGRVVRGDQRGRDLGYPTANMSIDGLHQPKFGVYAVLADVLDGPHRGSYQGAASLGLRPTFGGTVPNLETYLFDFKGDLYGSEMSVALIDYLRPEEKFDSLDALIARMDADCTRARQILSDV, from the coding sequence ATGCGGATCGTGCGGGATTATCAATACACCACCGACAGCGATCGCGGCGCCTCTGCCGCGATTGGCAATTTCGATGGCGTCCACCTGGGCCACCAGACCGTGATCGACATCGCTCGAAGCGAGGCCACACGCCTGGACGCGCCCCTTGGCGTGCTGACGTTCGAACCCCATCCGCGCGAGGTCTTTGCCCCCGACGCCCCGCCCTTTCGCCTGACCGGCCCCGCCGCGCGGGCGCACCGGCTGGAAAAACTGGGCGTCGATGTCCTTTACGAGCTGAATTTCAACAAGGCGCTCGCCTCGCTCTCGCCCGAGGATTTCATCGACCGGGTGATCTGCGAGGGGCTGGGCCTGCGCCATGTCGTCGTCGGCGCGGATTTCCACTTCGGAAAGGGCCGGGCCGGCAACGTCGAGACGCTGCGCGCCCATGGCGCCGAACGCGGTTTTGGTGTGTCGGTGGCGGAGCTGCTGGCCGGCGATACGGGGGAGATTTCCTCCACCGCGATCCGCAAGGCGCTGGCCGAGGGACGCCCCCGCGACGCCGCCGCGATGCTGGGCCATTGGCACCGGATGGAGGGGCGCGTGGTGCGCGGCGACCAGCGTGGCCGCGACCTGGGCTATCCCACCGCGAACATGTCCATCGACGGGCTGCACCAACCGAAATTCGGCGTTTATGCCGTTCTGGCCGACGTGCTGGACGGGCCGCATCGGGGCAGCTACCAGGGTGCCGCTTCGCTGGGCCTGCGCCCGACCTTTGGCGGGACCGTACCGAACCTTGAAACCTATCTGTTTGATTTCAAGGGTGATCTCTATGGCAGCGAGATGTCCGTGGCGCTGATCGACTACCTGCGCCCGGAAGAGAAATTCGACAGCCTCGACGCGCTGATCGCCCGTATGGACGCGGATTGCACCCGCGCCCGGCAGATCCTGTCCGACGTATGA
- a CDS encoding YcgN family cysteine cluster protein, translating to MTDDPIDRSGLRPRFWETVPLNRMTTPEWEALCDGCGKCCLNKLEDEDTGEVALTRVACRLLDDSTCRCAKYPIRHQFVPECISLTPATLDQHMYWMPQTCAYRLLWEGRPLYPWHPLITGDPDSVHRAGVSMQNRTVPEFEIHEDDWEDHIIEEPL from the coding sequence ATGACCGACGACCCCATCGACCGCAGCGGGTTGCGCCCGCGCTTCTGGGAAACCGTGCCGCTGAACCGCATGACGACGCCGGAATGGGAGGCGCTGTGCGACGGCTGCGGCAAATGCTGCCTGAACAAGCTGGAGGACGAGGACACCGGGGAGGTCGCCCTGACCCGCGTCGCCTGCCGTCTGCTGGACGACAGCACCTGCCGTTGCGCGAAATACCCCATCCGCCACCAATTCGTGCCGGAATGCATCTCGCTGACGCCTGCGACGCTGGACCAGCACATGTACTGGATGCCGCAGACCTGCGCCTATCGTCTGCTGTGGGAGGGGCGGCCGCTGTACCCCTGGCATCCGCTGATCACCGGCGATCCCGACAGCGTGCACCGGGCGGGCGTTTCCATGCAGAACCGCACCGTCCCGGAATTCGAGATCCACGAGGACGATTGGGAAGACCATATCATAGAGGAGCCGCTGTAG
- a CDS encoding threonine aldolase family protein translates to MFFASDNAGPAHPAILSALGAANTGFASGYGADPLTIAVTQQLREIFEAPEASVHLVATGTAANALALATLANPWDTIFCTPDAHIQQDECNAPEFFAGGAKLTLVGTGDKLTPDTLRTAVAAEQSRGVHGPQRGPVAITQATERGRIYSVAEITELTAVAREFGIPAHLDGARFANALVALNCTPADMTWRAGVDAVSFGGTKNGCLGVEAVIFFDPARAWEFELRRKRGAHLFSKHRFLAAQMQAYLTDGLWLDLARRANASMARLADGLRGIEGVRFTAEPQANMLFPEIPRHMHDRLQAAGAVYYLWDGAETGAPEDRLTLRLVTDWSLPEAEIDRFLSLARG, encoded by the coding sequence ATGTTCTTTGCCTCGGATAACGCCGGCCCGGCACATCCCGCCATCCTGTCCGCGCTGGGCGCGGCCAACACCGGCTTTGCCTCCGGCTACGGGGCCGATCCGCTGACCATCGCCGTCACCCAGCAGCTGCGCGAGATTTTCGAAGCGCCCGAAGCATCGGTCCATCTGGTGGCGACGGGCACGGCGGCGAATGCGCTGGCGCTGGCCACGCTGGCCAATCCGTGGGACACGATTTTCTGCACCCCCGATGCGCATATCCAGCAGGACGAATGCAACGCGCCGGAATTCTTCGCCGGCGGAGCCAAGCTGACGCTGGTCGGCACCGGCGACAAACTGACCCCCGACACCCTGCGCACCGCCGTCGCGGCCGAGCAGAGCCGGGGCGTGCACGGCCCGCAACGCGGCCCGGTTGCGATCACGCAGGCGACGGAACGTGGCCGCATCTACAGCGTGGCCGAGATCACCGAACTGACCGCCGTGGCGCGCGAATTCGGCATCCCCGCCCATCTGGACGGGGCGCGGTTCGCCAATGCGCTGGTGGCTCTGAACTGCACCCCCGCCGACATGACCTGGCGCGCCGGCGTCGATGCCGTCAGCTTTGGCGGGACCAAGAACGGCTGCCTGGGGGTGGAGGCGGTGATCTTCTTCGACCCCGCCCGCGCCTGGGAATTCGAACTGCGGCGCAAACGCGGGGCGCATCTTTTCTCCAAGCATCGATTCCTGGCGGCGCAGATGCAGGCCTACCTGACCGACGGGCTTTGGCTGGACCTGGCGCGGCGCGCCAACGCCTCCATGGCGCGGCTCGCCGACGGGCTGCGCGGCATCGAGGGGGTGCGCTTTACCGCCGAACCGCAGGCCAACATGCTGTTCCCCGAAATCCCTCGCCATATGCATGATCGCCTGCAAGCGGCCGGCGCGGTCTATTACCTGTGGGACGGGGCGGAGACCGGCGCGCCGGAGGATCGCCTGACCCTGCGGCTGGTGACCGACTGGTCCCTGCCCGAAGCGGAGATCGACCGCTTCCTGTCGCTGGCCCGAGGGTGA